Proteins from a genomic interval of Methanobrevibacter wolinii SH:
- a CDS encoding molybdenum cofactor guanylyltransferase yields MKSCILLCGGRSKRMGKDKGSMRIHKKPMIIHILESLNNEIDELIIVLNSEKRIKQYKRLIRQKDYNYKIYFTIDEIPDKGPLVGIMTGLKHIHSDYALVLPCDSPYIETDFVYTMFDTLEILTETKDEEINAVVPYHLGPIDAETIKKAEPLHSIYNKNFIPIIEEYIKRDILRVRVIMRNHKCYYIPIDNHLINEINFRNYNRPTDIDD; encoded by the coding sequence ATGAAGTCTTGTATATTATTATGTGGTGGAAGAAGTAAAAGAATGGGTAAAGATAAAGGATCTATGAGGATTCATAAAAAACCAATGATAATACATATACTTGAATCATTAAATAATGAAATTGATGAACTTATAATTGTTTTAAATAGTGAAAAACGTATTAAACAGTATAAGCGATTAATTAGACAGAAAGATTATAATTATAAAATATATTTTACAATTGATGAAATACCTGATAAAGGACCACTTGTAGGTATTATGACTGGATTAAAACATATTCACTCAGATTATGCTCTTGTACTTCCTTGTGATTCACCATATATTGAAACTGACTTTGTATATACTATGTTTGATACTCTTGAAATTTTAACTGAAACAAAGGATGAAGAAATTAATGCTGTTGTTCCATATCATTTAGGACCAATAGATGCAGAAACAATTAAAAAAGCAGAACCATTACATTCTATATATAATAAAAATTTTATTCCAATAATAGAAGAGTATATAAAAAGAGATATTTTAAGAGTAAGGGTAATAATGAGGAATCATAAATGTTATTATATTCCTATTGATAATCATTTAATTAATGAAATTAACTTTAGAAATTATAATAGACCTACAGATATTGATGATTAA
- a CDS encoding UbiX family flavin prenyltransferase: protein MIVIAITGASGVTLGYRLLCVLKNLNIETGLLISDAAKTIIDYELNEPVENIIKLADNYYETDDLTASINSGSFKFDSLVIIPCSMKTLSAIANGYAGNTITRAADVAFKERRKVIIVPRETPLRTVHLENMTKLSKEGAIILPPNPGFYSNPKTADDIINFIVGKVLDSLGIDNNLYKRWE from the coding sequence ATGATAGTTATTGCTATAACAGGTGCAAGTGGTGTTACTTTAGGATATCGATTATTATGTGTTTTAAAAAATTTAAATATTGAAACAGGTTTATTAATTAGTGATGCTGCTAAAACAATAATTGATTATGAATTAAACGAGCCTGTAGAAAATATTATTAAATTAGCAGATAATTATTATGAAACTGATGATCTTACTGCTAGTATAAATAGTGGTTCATTTAAATTTGATTCATTAGTTATTATACCATGTTCTATGAAAACTTTATCTGCAATTGCAAATGGATATGCAGGAAACACAATTACTAGAGCTGCAGATGTTGCATTTAAAGAAAGACGTAAAGTTATTATAGTTCCTCGTGAAACACCACTTAGAACAGTTCATTTAGAAAACATGACTAAATTATCAAAAGAAGGTGCAATTATATTACCTCCAAATCCAGGATTTTACTCTAATCCTAAAACTGCAGATGATATTATAAATTTTATAGTTGGTAAGGTTTTAGATTCCCTTGGAATTGATAATAATTTATATAAAAGATGGGAATAA
- a CDS encoding HD domain-containing protein: MLKYSKFIRDSIHGDLPITELEKEIMDYPQFQRLRRIKQLGFTSLIYPGANHSRFEHCIGTMYLASLLGEELNLTDDEIQLVRLSGMLHDIGHGPFSHVSESVMDVKHEELTAFVIKNTSISTKLSENYNLDKIVDIINGKGKLGPIISGELDVDRMDYLIRDSHYTGVAYGVIDVDRIITNLKLEKYLVLDIKGVQAAESMLVARYFMYPSVYQHHTTRIINAMFRRALNKFIETSKIDPKKLSIYDDSEMIWKCKNSENEFTKDIIQRLENRQLFKRIKTIKLSRFQKPNDIFKIKERDLRKAEREIAEDYNIDKNYIFIDLPEYPKFDEMKTQIAIGDDLYHLNEVSSIVQALNKARFNYPDIALYAPKENKEELKKVEIENYINLPEFTDKIPTATHFDQQKLL; this comes from the coding sequence ATGTTAAAATATAGTAAATTTATTAGAGACAGTATTCATGGAGATCTTCCAATAACTGAGCTTGAAAAGGAAATTATGGATTATCCACAATTTCAAAGACTTAGACGTATAAAACAATTAGGTTTCACATCATTAATTTATCCAGGAGCAAATCATTCACGATTTGAACATTGTATAGGTACAATGTATTTAGCTTCATTACTTGGAGAAGAACTTAATTTAACAGATGATGAAATACAACTTGTAAGACTTTCAGGAATGTTACATGATATAGGTCATGGTCCATTTTCTCATGTTTCTGAATCAGTAATGGATGTAAAACATGAAGAACTTACAGCATTCGTTATTAAAAATACATCAATATCAACTAAACTTAGTGAAAATTATAATCTTGATAAAATCGTAGATATCATTAATGGTAAAGGTAAACTTGGACCTATTATATCTGGTGAACTAGATGTAGATAGAATGGATTATTTAATACGTGATTCACATTATACTGGTGTAGCTTATGGTGTAATTGATGTAGATAGAATAATTACAAATTTAAAATTAGAAAAATATTTAGTATTAGATATAAAAGGTGTTCAAGCTGCAGAGTCAATGCTTGTAGCACGATACTTTATGTATCCAAGTGTATATCAACATCATACAACAAGAATAATAAATGCAATGTTTAGAAGAGCATTAAATAAATTTATTGAAACCAGTAAAATAGATCCTAAAAAACTTAGTATTTATGATGATAGTGAAATGATTTGGAAATGTAAAAATAGTGAAAATGAATTTACTAAAGATATAATACAAAGATTAGAAAATAGACAATTATTTAAAAGAATTAAAACCATTAAATTAAGCAGATTTCAAAAACCTAATGATATATTCAAAATTAAAGAAAGAGATTTAAGAAAAGCAGAAAGAGAAATTGCTGAGGATTATAATATAGATAAAAATTACATATTTATAGATTTACCAGAATATCCTAAATTTGATGAAATGAAAACACAAATTGCAATTGGTGATGATTTATACCATTTAAATGAAGTATCTTCAATTGTTCAAGCATTAAATAAAGCAAGATTTAATTATCCAGATATTGCATTATATGCTCCTAAAGAAAACAAAGAGGAACTAAAAAAAGTTGAAATTGAAAATTATATTAATCTTCCAGAGTTTACAGATAAAATACCTACTGCAACACACTTTGATCAACAAAAGTTATTATAA
- the guaB gene encoding IMP dehydrogenase gives MFSEKIQNAKRGYTYDDFLLMPNASPVEAKQVDTSVKLSDKIKLNIPIMSAAMDNVTESELAIALAQEGGIGVIHRNKTLEQEVEEVKKVKMAEDITIRDVVTITPDSTVHEVQKLMDDQSISGLPVMDGDTIIGIISRRDVNPLMKSGTDRKVSEVMTSDVVTIDENTSAEEALDIAYENKVERLPVLSEGKLVGIVTIRDILNHKKYPDAARDKDGNLLVAAAAGPFDLERAMALDEAGADIVSIDCAHAHNLNVVKFVKTMKENIDAELCVGNIATAEAAEDLISQGADALKVGIGPGSICTTRIVAGVGVPQLTAVSDVADVAKDYGIPVIADGGLRYSGDIAKAIGAGADCVMLGKLLAGTYESPGELTVMNGKKYKSYRGMGSMGAMTGGFGGGADRYFQEVKGNMKHTKLVPEGVEGVVPYKGTVSDVIFQLVGGLKASMGYCGAKDIPTMKKVARFVRITQSGIKESHPHDLIITNESPNYPNLE, from the coding sequence ATGTTTTCAGAAAAAATTCAAAATGCAAAAAGAGGATACACATATGACGACTTTCTTCTAATGCCTAATGCATCTCCTGTAGAGGCTAAACAAGTAGACACTAGTGTTAAATTAAGTGATAAAATAAAACTTAATATTCCTATTATGAGTGCAGCTATGGATAATGTAACTGAATCTGAACTTGCAATTGCTCTTGCACAAGAAGGTGGAATTGGTGTTATTCATAGAAACAAAACATTAGAACAAGAAGTTGAAGAAGTTAAAAAAGTAAAAATGGCTGAAGACATTACTATTCGTGATGTAGTTACTATTACTCCTGATTCAACAGTTCATGAAGTTCAAAAACTTATGGATGATCAATCAATTAGTGGACTTCCAGTTATGGATGGAGATACCATTATTGGTATTATTAGTCGTAGGGATGTAAATCCATTAATGAAATCAGGTACTGATAGAAAAGTAAGTGAAGTCATGACTTCAGACGTTGTTACTATTGATGAAAATACTTCTGCTGAAGAAGCTTTAGATATTGCATATGAAAATAAAGTTGAAAGGCTTCCTGTTTTAAGTGAGGGTAAACTTGTAGGTATTGTAACTATTCGTGATATTCTTAATCATAAAAAATATCCTGATGCTGCAAGAGATAAAGATGGAAACTTATTAGTAGCTGCTGCTGCAGGACCATTTGATCTTGAAAGAGCTATGGCTTTAGATGAAGCAGGTGCAGATATTGTTTCTATTGATTGTGCTCATGCTCATAATTTAAATGTAGTTAAATTTGTTAAAACTATGAAAGAAAATATAGATGCAGAATTATGTGTAGGTAATATTGCTACTGCTGAAGCTGCTGAAGATTTAATTTCACAAGGTGCAGATGCACTTAAAGTAGGTATTGGTCCTGGTTCTATTTGTACTACTAGGATTGTAGCTGGAGTAGGTGTACCTCAACTTACTGCTGTTTCAGATGTTGCTGATGTTGCTAAAGATTATGGAATTCCTGTTATTGCTGATGGTGGATTAAGATATTCTGGTGATATTGCTAAAGCTATTGGTGCAGGTGCAGATTGTGTAATGCTTGGTAAATTACTTGCAGGAACTTATGAATCTCCTGGAGAACTCACTGTAATGAATGGTAAAAAATACAAATCTTACCGTGGAATGGGTTCAATGGGTGCTATGACTGGCGGTTTCGGTGGAGGAGCTGACAGGTATTTCCAAGAAGTTAAAGGAAATATGAAACACACAAAATTAGTTCCTGAAGGAGTCGAAGGTGTAGTTCCTTATAAAGGTACTGTATCTGATGTTATTTTCCAATTAGTTGGTGGTTTAAAAGCATCTATGGGTTATTGTGGTGCTAAAGATATTCCTACTATGAAAAAAGTTGCAAGATTTGTAAGAATTACTCAAAGTGGTATTAAAGAATCACATCCACATGACCTTATAATTACTAATGAAAGTCCTAATTATCCAAATCTTGAATAA
- the cbiT gene encoding precorrin-6Y C5,15-methyltransferase (decarboxylating) subunit CbiT — protein MFEDSDFIKNCEVPGPTKEVIRALLVYEADIKKSDVVVDIGCGTGGLTVEFASRAKQVYSIDKNPNAIEVTKANLNKLLKTEENVSLINDDAVNALENIDNIDIAIIGGSGKELYPILDLVDEKLNSKGRIFITAILLDTKVEAIDKLKELGYNPKIMEINVSKGRVLDRGTLMKAENPISIISAHKH, from the coding sequence ATGTTTGAAGATTCAGATTTTATTAAAAACTGTGAAGTTCCAGGTCCAACAAAAGAAGTAATAAGAGCATTACTTGTTTATGAAGCAGATATTAAAAAAAGTGATGTAGTTGTTGATATTGGTTGTGGAACTGGTGGATTAACTGTTGAATTTGCATCAAGAGCAAAACAAGTTTATTCAATTGATAAAAATCCTAATGCAATAGAAGTTACAAAAGCAAATTTAAATAAATTATTAAAAACTGAAGAAAATGTAAGTTTAATTAATGATGATGCAGTAAATGCTCTTGAGAATATTGATAATATAGATATTGCAATAATTGGAGGAAGTGGAAAAGAACTTTATCCAATACTAGATTTAGTTGATGAAAAATTAAATTCAAAAGGAAGAATATTTATTACTGCAATACTTTTAGATACTAAAGTTGAAGCAATTGATAAATTAAAAGAATTAGGTTATAATCCAAAAATTATGGAAATTAATGTTTCTAAAGGAAGAGTTTTAGATCGTGGAACTCTTATGAAAGCTGAAAATCCAATAAGCATTATCTCAGCACATAAACATTAA